The Nymphaea colorata isolate Beijing-Zhang1983 chromosome 11, ASM883128v2, whole genome shotgun sequence genome includes the window CTTGCCCCATGATATTTTTTATCCTCATCGGTTTCTAGCTTCTGCAGAATATGTGAGGTTTGATTCTCATGTGGGCATATCAAATGAATGATGAAACTGACCACTAAATGGTACTACAAAGCTCACATGTCAAAATCGTGAGTATCATGGtgaattttcagtttttttgaaCGTGAAggatatatataacaaagtaacAAACAACCGGACAAATATCGAGTTTTGGCAGTCAAGAATAACATGCAGCATGCTAGCTTTTCAACAGGCAATGAATAATTCCTCTCACCATCTCACGGCTTTCAAGTTTTCTTCTCATAACAAGTTGTCAGTTAATGAGCTTATTTTCCCTGAACTTTTCAGGAAAAGAGACAATTCATGAACTATATGGTACCAGAGTTGCAGTTCTAGCAGGAGATTTCATGTTTGCTCAGTCATCATGGTACCTTGCAAATCTTGAAAATATTGAAGTTATAAAGCTTATTAGTCAAGTATGTATGCACTCCTCATATTTCTCAAGTGTCAGCTAGAAGAATTCTATATGTTAATATTGAAATATATGGCAGGTTATTAAAGATTTTGCAAGCGGTGAAATAAAGCAAGCTTCAAGCCTTTTTGACTGTGATCTTACCATGGAGGATTACTTGCTGAAAAGTTACTACAAGACAGCTTCTTTGATTGCAGCAAGCACAAAATCTGCTGCTATTTTTAGTGGTGTCAGTGAAAGTGTATGTAATCAGATGTACAATTATGGGAAGAATTTGGGTTTGTCATTCCAAattgttgatgacatattagACTTCACACAGTCATCAGAGAAGCTTGGCAAGCCAGCAGCGAGTGATCTGGCCAAAGGAAATCTCACTGCCCCAGTCCTGTTTGCTTTGGAGAAGGAACCCATGCTCCGAGAGATCATTGATTCTGAATTTACAGAAGTAGGCTCCTTGCAATCTGCCATTGAATTAGTTCATAGAGGTGGGGGGATTGAAAGAGCACGTAGTTTAGCTAAACAGAGAGCTGATATTGCCATCCAAAGCTTACAATGCCTCCCTCAAAGTGAATTGAGAAAATCCCTTGAAGGGATGGTGACATATGTTCTCGAGCGGTTGGACTAAATGATGACTTGGTTGAGCTGAATGAAGACTAAGCTTTGAGAAATGAGTTCAGATAGATTGAAACCTGTTCACGCTGCCAGCGATCAATATTACTCACTGTGCTTTCAACAGAGTGGGTGTATTATATTATCATTTTTCCCCATGACCAGCAATGCTACTTTATTAAAGCATTGTGAATCAGTGCTGATAAAATATAGTATTACTGCAATTGTTTGTTCAGGCTCATTGTTTACGGAAAATATGCTGCGGAAAAAAGAGGGCACTTGCTTGAATCGATTCTTTGTTATTTGGCTGCAATGCTTTTCTGAATATTGTAAATCAGTAAACAGTGACTCAGCTAGAGAAATGAAAGGCTTGTTCATGTAAAGGGAtctactttttccttttgtttttttgttttgcaatttGGTAGATATTCATGAGCTCACGTCTTTGAGATGGTAGATATCTGGCTTAATGTTGAAGGTACTTGATTAGCAAGCATTTGTTTCTTATAGTTTACTGTGTACCTTCTGGTTTTCCCTGTAGTAGCAGCAGGATCCTTTTAGGTTGGCTCATTGCACCCATTCTCAGTTGGCCACTTAATCACGTAAAACCTCTGTCCAATCAAAATGTGATATTGGAAAgtggaagggaaaaaaaacgaTGGCATATGCTTTAAGTGTATCCGTTACTCCTATGGTGCTTCAATCTTACCTATGTACCTGGACGGTTCAGCAAAACTCAGTCATGTTATTCAACTTCTATCGACTGCGTCTCCTCATTTGATGTTGCAAACTGCAAAATTACAAGTTCGCCTCATAAATTGCGACCTCATGACGAAGGCTGCTTCATTGGGTTACTTCTAGAATTTTATACTAATCTGCCTTATTTTCAGAGAGCCACCATATCGTATTAGAATAGCAAAATACTCatattaaagatgaaaaaatccCCCATAGCTCAAAACAGAAATGGCTTCTTGTGACATAATAATTAACGTTTTCTGTTAAGGCAGtttataaaaatttcttttaaaagttaGGTGCCATTCACTAACTCTTAAAATGTTcagacattttttaaaaatttttccgACCCGTATACGTCTCTACATGTCACATAGATCAATAAATCGgaacattttattttgtaaagcAGGACACGAGGACAAGCTtgtttattcaatttttttaatctgaaCCGTACGATATTTCAccatttaaaaaacattttaattaaaGTGTGTTAAATCGTATCCACCAGTTCACAAGTTCTCACGTCACCGAGGACACACTCTCTCTTGCATGTATTCGCATCTCTAGAGCATATCCCATCGTCCACGCAAACAGACAAACATTTGATTATGGAACTGGAAGAAGTGCCGAAGAAAGCGACGAGACAGAGAATCTGATAATTTGGTTGGTTATCATGCGTCCTAGTTAACCGTAAGCATAATGCAACAGGTGTATTTGTAATGTAATTATGTAAATACAAAATATTGACTCGAGCATTTGTCTGGCTAGTGCGTCTACTCGGTGACCTGCATAGTAATAGAAATTGCCAGCAAAAACCAAGGGGCATGTAAGAAATAACCCATCCCAAGGTACACTTGGGAAGCCTGAAAGATTTGGCCAATTAGTTGCTGGATCAAAACTTAAAAGCCAGATTCCAAAGATCCTAAACGTCATTGGAGCATATGCGATCGTACAGAACAAAGCTACCAGTAAACATTTTTCTCAAGCGTCTTACAAGAGATATATGAAGATTACCAACAAATAACGGAGCACCAATATTAAAATCAATCATCAAACAGACAGGAAGCTTGATCCCTTTCTCGTCATATAGATGAATTATGGGACTAAGCATTTAGACAAGAGTCTCTATTTTGTG containing:
- the LOC116264365 gene encoding solanesyl-diphosphate synthase 2, chloroplastic-like isoform X1 encodes the protein MSLTYPSADLSWGGLVFTSRGCSSDRCRILTIGLPYRKLSPHGERCCRQRRSFRCEVSSVQRPDVMINVNIEDAVSSLDASVDSDKAVSVSSLLAAVADDLRILNENLQAVVGAENPVLMSAAEQIFGAGGKRMRPALVFLVSRATSQMAGLKDVAPQHRRLAEIIEMIHTASLIHDDVLDESSLRRGKETIHELYGTRVAVLAGDFMFAQSSWYLANLENIEVIKLISQVIKDFASGEIKQASSLFDCDLTMEDYLLKSYYKTASLIAASTKSAAIFSGVSESVCNQMYNYGKNLGLSFQIVDDILDFTQSSEKLGKPAASDLAKGNLTAPVLFALEKEPMLREIIDSEFTEVGSLQSAIELVHRGGGIERARSLAKQRADIAIQSLQCLPQSELRKSLEGMVTYVLERLD
- the LOC116264365 gene encoding probable solanesyl-diphosphate synthase 3, chloroplastic isoform X2; the protein is MSLTYPSADLSWGGLVFTSRGCSSDRCRILTIGLPYRKLSPHGERCCRQRRSFRCEVSSVQRPDVMINDAVSSLDASVDSDKAVSVSSLLAAVADDLRILNENLQAVVGAENPVLMSAAEQIFGAGGKRMRPALVFLVSRATSQMAGLKDVAPQHRRLAEIIEMIHTASLIHDDVLDESSLRRGKETIHELYGTRVAVLAGDFMFAQSSWYLANLENIEVIKLISQVIKDFASGEIKQASSLFDCDLTMEDYLLKSYYKTASLIAASTKSAAIFSGVSESVCNQMYNYGKNLGLSFQIVDDILDFTQSSEKLGKPAASDLAKGNLTAPVLFALEKEPMLREIIDSEFTEVGSLQSAIELVHRGGGIERARSLAKQRADIAIQSLQCLPQSELRKSLEGMVTYVLERLD